Proteins from a single region of Acidianus ambivalens:
- a CDS encoding phosphoribosyltransferase family protein gives MIKVSKDKEIRNRLLAIDILRELKNSYTYREMSEIFGIQETLICRYVNGNTVPSDVQSMEIISKVKNKEFLLKFFRNKIKVLEDGYIDSSQLLLYPNLLKLLLELYLTKVLQQDAVDKIFSIATNGVPFATIASLILDKPLLIAKKHKDSINLEYYEESLKETDSVVNNIYLRKDLIKKNDRILIVDDVIKSGKTISSSIKLLQKAGARVVGILVLVGNLDNIKYLKDENIQVIFNI, from the coding sequence ACATACTTAGAGAATTGAAAAATTCATATACATATAGAGAAATGTCTGAAATTTTTGGAATTCAAGAAACACTTATTTGTAGATACGTAAATGGAAATACTGTTCCAAGTGACGTGCAAAGTATGGAAATAATTTCAAAAGTTAAAAATAAGGAGTTTTTACTAAAATTTTTCAGAAATAAGATCAAAGTCCTTGAAGACGGATATATAGATTCTTCACAATTATTGCTTTATCCAAATTTATTAAAATTGCTTTTAGAATTATATCTTACAAAAGTATTACAACAAGACGCAGTTGACAAGATCTTTAGTATAGCTACTAACGGAGTGCCCTTCGCTACTATTGCGTCCTTAATTTTAGATAAACCATTATTAATAGCTAAAAAGCATAAAGACTCCATTAACCTAGAATATTATGAAGAAAGCCTAAAGGAAACTGATAGTGTGGTCAATAATATATATTTAAGGAAGGACCTAATAAAGAAAAATGATAGAATATTAATCGTTGATGACGTAATTAAGTCGGGTAAAACTATAAGCTCTTCTATAAAGCTTCTTCAAAAAGCAGGCGCCAGAGTAGTAGGAATATTAGTCTTGGTGGGCAATTTAGATAATATAAAGTATCTTAAAGACGAGAATATTCAAGTGATATTTAACATATGA
- a CDS encoding 2,5-diamino-6-(ribosylamino)-4(3H)-pyrimidinone 5'-phosphate reductase encodes MYVIIFSTITIDGKLASKDYYSELSCKYDKVRQHILRSEVDAIMIGGNTVRIDNPSLTLKYAHGKNPIRVIISNSLNFNINYKIFNTPPQTIIYTSNNSENKDIENKLKEKGVIIRKLDNFNICNVMNDLESNFNVHKVMIEGGGKLIWSVIKENCFDELRVTISPRVFGNGVSLANGEGFLGKNSPKLDLEDVKICECKEEVHLIYKNHSKIRNL; translated from the coding sequence ATGTATGTAATCATTTTCTCTACCATAACAATTGATGGAAAATTAGCATCAAAAGATTACTATAGTGAACTAAGTTGTAAATACGATAAAGTGCGCCAACATATTCTTAGGTCTGAAGTTGATGCTATAATGATAGGAGGAAATACTGTACGTATAGATAATCCTTCTCTAACTTTAAAATATGCTCATGGTAAAAATCCTATTAGAGTGATAATATCTAATAGTCTAAATTTCAATATAAATTATAAAATATTTAATACGCCTCCTCAGACTATAATATACACTTCTAATAATTCTGAGAATAAAGATATCGAAAATAAGCTAAAAGAAAAAGGAGTCATAATAAGAAAGTTAGATAACTTCAACATATGTAATGTAATGAATGACTTAGAGTCTAACTTTAATGTACATAAAGTTATGATAGAAGGTGGTGGAAAATTAATATGGAGCGTAATTAAAGAAAATTGCTTTGATGAATTAAGAGTGACTATATCTCCAAGAGTATTCGGAAATGGTGTAAGTTTAGCTAATGGTGAGGGATTTCTAGGTAAAAACTCTCCAAAGTTAGATCTAGAAGACGTAAAAATTTGTGAATGTAAGGAAGAAGTTCATTTGATATATAAAAATCATAGCAAAATAAGAAATTTATAA
- the tes gene encoding tetraether lipid synthase Tes, which translates to MAQVETQKKEGGFRLLPAPSKYENGVVKFGDREIKIGGPLPKLAENEKLIRVTHSLCPVCYRLLPAAIFEKDEKMYIRKVCPEHGEFEDLYYGDVGMYYKFDYWEYEGKGPKVPYVDLKSPCPFNCGLCPMHHQHSALVNLVITNRCDQACWYCFFYAEKAGYVFEPTLEQIKFMVDQLKRQEITLVIQITGGEPTLREDLVQIVKLLRESGVKHIQLNTWGGTFARLYMEDPDKAIKYAMQLREAGVNTVYMSFDGTNRRTNPKNHWEIPYTLEVFRRAGMTSVVLVPTVIKTTNDNDLGNIIRFAAENIDVVRAINFQPVSLTGMMKRNMRSRFRITIPEIIKDIEDQTDGEITRDSWYPIGTSVVFSRLIEALTGKEQFEMANHPSCGAGTYVFVEWREGKPHFIPLSKFIDLEGLLEYFKEKAEELKEGGNKYWVGLKILYNIRKFIDKEKGPKDFDVYKMLYNIIVNHNYEALGEWHYRTLFLGTMHFMDLYNYDIQRVMRCDIHYVTPDGRVIPFCTYNVLNDLYRDKILKEYQIPLDEWVKLHGENSIGDQVKYKRVVSDLEKGEIYKNTYKHFI; encoded by the coding sequence ATGGCACAAGTAGAAACTCAGAAGAAAGAAGGAGGATTTAGATTACTTCCGGCTCCATCAAAATATGAGAACGGAGTAGTGAAATTTGGAGATAGAGAAATAAAAATAGGCGGACCTTTGCCAAAACTAGCCGAAAATGAAAAGCTGATAAGAGTAACTCATTCTTTATGTCCTGTTTGTTATAGACTATTACCAGCAGCTATATTCGAAAAAGATGAAAAGATGTATATAAGGAAAGTTTGCCCAGAGCACGGAGAATTTGAAGATTTATACTACGGAGACGTAGGAATGTATTACAAGTTCGATTATTGGGAATATGAAGGTAAAGGACCTAAAGTACCTTATGTCGATTTGAAATCCCCTTGTCCATTTAACTGCGGATTATGCCCAATGCATCATCAGCACTCAGCATTGGTTAATCTAGTCATAACTAATAGATGCGATCAAGCATGCTGGTATTGCTTCTTCTATGCAGAGAAAGCAGGATATGTGTTTGAGCCAACGTTAGAACAAATAAAATTCATGGTAGATCAACTTAAGAGACAAGAGATTACCCTAGTTATTCAAATAACTGGTGGAGAACCGACATTAAGGGAAGATTTAGTACAAATTGTAAAATTATTAAGGGAATCAGGAGTTAAGCATATTCAGTTAAACACTTGGGGAGGAACTTTTGCAAGACTTTACATGGAAGATCCAGACAAGGCTATTAAATATGCAATGCAGTTGAGAGAAGCTGGAGTTAACACCGTATATATGAGTTTTGATGGAACCAATAGAAGAACTAATCCTAAAAATCACTGGGAGATTCCATACACATTAGAAGTATTCAGAAGAGCAGGGATGACTAGTGTGGTTTTAGTTCCTACAGTAATAAAAACTACTAATGACAACGATTTAGGTAATATTATAAGATTTGCGGCAGAAAACATAGATGTAGTAAGAGCGATAAACTTCCAGCCAGTAAGCTTAACTGGAATGATGAAAAGAAATATGAGATCTAGATTTAGGATAACTATACCAGAAATCATTAAGGACATAGAAGATCAAACTGATGGAGAAATTACGAGAGATAGTTGGTATCCTATAGGAACCTCAGTAGTATTTTCTAGATTGATAGAAGCATTAACAGGAAAAGAGCAATTTGAAATGGCTAATCACCCTAGCTGTGGTGCTGGCACTTACGTATTTGTAGAATGGAGAGAAGGTAAACCTCATTTCATACCATTATCTAAGTTTATTGATCTAGAAGGACTTCTAGAATACTTTAAGGAAAAAGCTGAAGAGCTAAAAGAAGGAGGTAATAAGTATTGGGTAGGATTGAAAATATTGTACAATATTAGAAAGTTCATTGACAAAGAGAAAGGACCTAAAGACTTCGACGTGTATAAGATGTTATATAACATTATCGTAAATCATAATTACGAAGCATTAGGAGAATGGCATTATAGGACATTATTCCTAGGTACGATGCACTTTATGGACTTATATAATTATGATATACAAAGAGTAATGAGATGTGATATACATTATGTAACACCAGATGGTCGTGTAATTCCTTTCTGTACATACAACGTATTAAATGACTTGTACAGAGATAAAATACTAAAAGAATACCAGATACCACTAGACGAATGGGTAAAGTTACATGGAGAAAATAGTATAGGCGATCAAGTCAAGTATAAGAGAGTAGTAAGTGACTTAGAAAAAGGAGAAATATACAAAAACACATACAAGCATTTCATTTAA
- a CDS encoding thiamine-phosphate kinase, with the protein MKLKDIGEHEFIKRSLSKYLGHGIFYDVYTEDGFTYKIDGFQLSYFFSFMDYYDIGWKAVTATVSDIITSGSKPRIILSSIGVNSEMEDKQLEDLFYGIINATEYYEAKYVGGDLNNSEKNGWIDIAGIGKKLCDIKSNPEEGDIVIISDEIGFTSEVFISYLNNFNIPIHEISKLRVKHPIVNKNILNFYKEFCNYIVSSTDISDGLLISLQNLSDRLNYSILIEEFNINPGVYENLRRYGYGVNDILKYSGEEFSSLFVVKKEKVKEIIEWLYHYNFSPKILGKLGKEGENEIKYKGNKLAISGWDNFKGWY; encoded by the coding sequence ATGAAATTAAAGGATATAGGAGAACATGAGTTTATAAAGAGAAGTTTATCAAAATATTTAGGACATGGCATATTCTATGATGTATATACGGAAGACGGCTTTACTTATAAAATAGATGGATTTCAACTGTCATATTTTTTCTCCTTTATGGACTATTATGATATTGGCTGGAAAGCAGTAACTGCTACAGTAAGCGATATAATTACATCCGGTTCTAAACCTAGAATAATTCTTTCTTCAATTGGTGTAAATTCTGAGATGGAAGATAAACAATTAGAAGACTTATTTTATGGAATAATTAATGCTACTGAATATTATGAAGCAAAGTATGTAGGAGGTGATCTAAATAATTCAGAAAAAAACGGTTGGATAGATATAGCTGGAATAGGAAAGAAACTCTGCGATATAAAAAGCAATCCAGAAGAAGGAGATATTGTAATTATTTCAGATGAAATAGGTTTTACGTCGGAAGTTTTTATATCATATCTAAATAATTTTAATATACCTATACATGAAATATCTAAGTTAAGAGTAAAACATCCCATAGTTAATAAAAATATACTCAATTTTTATAAAGAATTCTGTAATTATATAGTATCCTCTACCGATATCAGTGATGGATTACTTATTTCATTACAGAATCTATCTGATAGATTAAATTATTCTATATTAATTGAGGAGTTTAATATCAATCCTGGTGTATACGAAAATTTACGTCGATATGGATATGGAGTAAATGATATATTAAAATATTCTGGGGAAGAGTTCTCTTCCTTATTTGTAGTGAAAAAGGAAAAAGTAAAAGAAATTATTGAATGGCTTTATCATTACAATTTTTCTCCAAAAATCTTAGGAAAACTTGGAAAAGAAGGAGAGAATGAAATAAAGTATAAAGGCAATAAGCTAGCTATATCTGGTTGGGACAATTTTAAGGGATGGTATTAA